One region of Juglans microcarpa x Juglans regia isolate MS1-56 chromosome 7S, Jm3101_v1.0, whole genome shotgun sequence genomic DNA includes:
- the LOC121241192 gene encoding pheophytinase, chloroplastic-like: MEILSYNFAPLSRDVNLRLELVLKSSNSRHSKLNFRKNKCPKIDSKCGSLRLCNLDQSLFVRKLSNQGSSSSLNILQGFRNVESKVLSGGYDGYVIGAEDDARDISEEGESGTKVVIPNLPDESDGESIAPVSSCFWEWKPKFNVHYEKAGCENVNSPKVLFLPGFGVGSFHYEKQLKDLGRDFRVCAIDFLGQGMSLPVEDPTPSSSEGDDTSERKDHAWGFGDETKPWASDLVYSIDLWRDQVQYFIEQVIGEPVYIVGNSLGGFVALYFAACCPHLVKGVTLLNATPFWGFLPNPIRSPRLAKVFPWAGTFPLPSIVRKLTELIWQKVSDPRSIAEVLKQVYADHSTNVDKVFSRILEITQHPAAAASFASIMFAPQGKLSFREALLRSHMNNVPICLMYGKEDPWVRPVWGLQVKRQVPEAPYYEISPAGHCPHDEVPEVVNYLLRGWIKNLETQGSVSLPLLDDGDNALSCNIDRDLEFVRDGSRKSVRVRFFGSKFSLWKMMISYIRRLFGKS; the protein is encoded by the exons ATGGAAATTCTCTCGTACAACTTTGCACCACTCTCTCGTGATGTAAATTTAAGATTGGAATTGGTTCTGAAAAGCTCAAATTCACGTCATTCAAAGCTCAACTTCAGAAAAAATAAGTGCCCTAAAATTGATTCCAAGTGTGGATCTTTGAGATTATGCAATTTGGATCAGTCTCTTTTTGTAAGGAAGCTCAGCAACCAGGGCAGCTCTAGTTCACTAAATATCCTTCAAGGCTTTAGAAATGTTGAATCGAAGGTCCTGAGTGGAGGATACGATGGTTATGTGATTGGTGCGGAAGATGATGCTAGAGATATTTCAGAAGAGGGGGAGTCAGGGACTAAGGTTGTAATTCCAAACTTGCCAGATGAATCCGACGGTGAATCTATTGCTCCAGTCAGTAGTTGTTTCTGGGAATGGAAGCCTAAATTCAATGTACATTATGAGAAAGCAGGGTGTGAAAATGTGAATTCCCCAAAGGTGCTCTTTCTTCCTGGTTTTGGTGTTGGTTCTTTTCATTATGAGAAACAACTAAAGGATTTAGGACGTGATTTTAGAGTTTGTGCAATTGATTTTCTTGGGCAAGGCATGTCATTGCCTGTGGAAGATCCTACTCCTAGTTCTAGTGAAGGAGATGATACATCAGAGAGGAAAGATCATGCCTGGGGCTTTGGAGATGAAACCAAACCATGGGCAAGTGATCTTGTTTACTCTATTGATTTATGGCGGGATCAAGTTCAATATTTCATAGAACAG gttATTGGTGAACCAGTCTATATTGTCGGAAACTCACTAGGAGGATTTGTGGCCCTATACTTTGCAGCATGCTGTCCTCATTTGGTGAAAGGTGTAACATTGCTTAATGCAACCCCTTTTTGGGGATTTCTACCGAACCCCATAAGATCTCCTCGACTAGCAAAAGTATTTCCATGGGCCGGAACGTTTCCCCTGCCTTCCATTGTGAGAAAGCTCACAGAacttat TTGGCAAAAAGTAAGTGATCCTAGGAGCATTGCAGAAGTACTCAAGCAAGTTTATGCAGATCATTCAACAAATGTTGACAAGGTGTTTTCTCGTATACTTGAGATAACACAGCATCCAGCTGCTGCTGCATCATTTGCCTCAATCATGTTTGCTCCTCAGGGAAAATTATCTTTTAGGGAAGCTTTATTAAG ATCTCACATGAACAATGTACCAATCTGCCTCATGTATGGAAAAGAAGACCCCTGGGTGAGACCTGTCTGGGGGCTTCAGGTGAAACGGCAGGTGCCTGAAGCTCCATATTATGAGATCAGCCCAGCTGGTCATTGTCCTCATGATGAAGTTCCCGAG gttgtgaattatttattgCGCGGGTGGATAAAAAATCTAGAAACCCAGGGTTCAGTGTCATTACCTCTGCTTGATGATGGAGACAATGCCCTGTCGTGCAATATTGACAGGGACTTGGAATTTGTGAGAGATGGATCAAGAAAATCAGTGAGGGTGCGTTTCTTTGGATCTAAATTCTCACTTTGGAAAATGATGATCTCTTATATCAGACGTCTCTTTGGGAAATCGTGA